In Lachnospiraceae bacterium, the DNA window TACTGTTAATGCTGTCCAAGTAAACCCTTCTTGCAGATAATAGCGAATATTTTGTGGTCTGGAGCGCTGTTTTCCTTTGTCATCTCTAAAATTAACTATTTCAAACCCGTCATTTTCCCAATTAACAACAAGTGTCATATTCCCGTACCATTTACGATATTCTCCGCCCTTATGATAGAAAAACCATTTTTTATTTCTATCATTTAAGGTGCTAATTTTTCTGGCATCACACTCCGACCAAAATCGCAAAAATCTATCATTATCACCCGTAATCAATCCCTGGCGTAAATCTGCGTATTTTGAAAGTAATGAACCATTTATAAATAATTCCGCAGTAGATGGTTTTAACCAATATGCTATTGGCATATCTGGAATCTGATAAAACAAAGATTGTTTGACCGTAAATTTATAATCACAGGATGAACTCATAATAGCGTCTAATGTGCGCTTCTCCTGTTCTTCAGCTCCAGTAAATTTTGCAAGTTGAATATATTTTCCCGCATAATTCATGCAACAATTAGTTAATACAAATGTGCAAATCGGCACGAATGCTTCCTTAAAAAAAGCATGATATTCTGGCTGAACTAATGTTACCAAACTATTTTCAGATAGCATCTCTATTCTCATTTTAGAAAATGCTGTCAAAAACATCCATGTGTATGATGTCATCAGTCCAGTAAAACGATTTGCTTTCAGCATAGCGATTGTTTTTTTCATAAAACAGCTATACAGATCGTTTCTATAATTCTTGAAATTATCTTTTACATAATTCAATAAATGAGGAGACATTCCACTGTCTGCCATATATGGCGGATTAGTCACAACAGTATCGTACTTCTGTGCCAGTGCTTCCGCCACCTGTACCAACGGCAGTAATTCTCTCAGTGCCGCCTCACGGTACATATTTATATTTTCTGTAATCTCAGCAAAGCGTTCATACAGAGCAGACCAATCCTGCGGTGTTATGGTCAAAATAGAACCATATTCCTTTGCATCATGCAGTTCACTGATAATGGTATCCATAGCGGCTGTGAGTTTTGCATCGCCATTACAGAAATAGTCCACGGCAAATTTATCTACATGATTGCTCTCCACGATGGCATAAACATGGGGCTGAATGCCACGGCTAAAGAAGCGGCGGTCATACTGACGGGCTTTCATCATTACCGCAAAGTAAGCCAGCTGTGCCGCACGGTCATCAATGTCCAGACCGTAAAGATTGTTCTCTACAATACTTGCCACTGCTTCACGGGTGGTATAGCCATAGGATTCATAAATCTTCATCAGCACATCAAACATATACGCAAGGATATGACCGGAACCTGAGCATGGGTCAATCACTTTCAGCTGATCCGGTGTCAGTGCGGCGTATTCCTTGCGAATCTCGGCAAGCTGTATCTGTACTTCCGGCTCCTGCTCGGCTTCTTCCAGATAGTAGTGCCATTTGGTGTCTCCCGGGTCACGATTTCCGGCAGCATAAGCAGACTGTTCTTCCTCGGTAGGAAGAAGCTGCTCTTTCACATCCGGGTGTCCTTCCAACCATAAACGCCCAAGGCTGTTCTCTACCATGTAGCGAACAATCCAGTCCGGTGTGAAAAGCTGGGTCGCTGCAGGAATGTTTTCTTTTGTTATTTTTACATTCTTTTTCAGTGCTGCGAAAACATCATCTTTTTTCTCGCTGTTATAATACTGATACAGCCATCCAATAATCTGGACAGCATCCTTCCAGTCATCCTCCGGTATCAGTTCAATCATCTGCTGAATGACACTGCCTTTACGGAGCAGATTGTCCGGCAGAAGAAGCTCTGTGTAGTCGGCAATCTTTTGGAACATTCCCGGCAAAATTTTATTCAGAGCGTTGCACTGCACAGTCAGTAGGTATTTATACAGTTCTTCGCTCTTTTCTGCATCTTTCAGTTCATAGACCTTTTCCATATCGAGTCCATCCAAATCCAGATGAATGGCTTCGGTTATAATCTGCGGCTTAAAGTTGTTTTCCTCGTCCGTAAATACACGCACATGAGAAGGAAGATAGCCGTTGACTTCCATGAATCGCAGAGCAGAGAAGCGATTGAACCAAGTATAGGCAACCTCTTCCATGACCTGCTTATATCCTTTATCGTTAATCTCGGCAATCAGAGCCTGACGCTGTTTCTTTTCATTGGCAGTGAGGACTTTTCCGCCAACACTGTCCGCATTGGCATCCTCAATGTTGTCCTCTGTGATACCGTATTCCACACTTTTTAGTGAAACACGGGCGATCAGCTCTGTTCTTGCCCAGACAGCAAACTTTTTTATCGCATTTTTATCCATATATCATTCCTCCGGCTCCATAAGAACTGCTTTGCAGGGATTCTCCTCCGTTATCTTTGTTCCAGCTGTAACCGTTATTTCTTTCATTGGAATTGCGTACTCAAAATCAAATTGCATATTCTCTATTACAGCTCCCATTGATGGATTCTTTAATCCGACAGGAACTAAATAATATTTTCCTGTCTTGTTATACATATCTAAAAACTGATCTCTATTACCTGATCCGTTATTTTCATCCATCCACTGGTAACGTGAAACCGTTGCCAAAAGTAGTTGTTGCATTTCTATTCCGCACTTATTAGCTCGACCAATGCTTTCATCAATATTTGCGCCTATATGCAGAAAATATCCTTTTCCATAATTTCTGTCATACGATTCATATACCCAACATGACTTAGGAAACGGTGGAACAATATAATCAACCCTCAAAAAAGTATCTGCGAATGCCATATCTTTGTATTTTTTCTTCCACTCTTTGAAAATTTCTTTACCCACTGAGTAATTTGTAAAAAACAAGCCTATGGCAGGTGCATCTCCACCCCAAAGATATACTGTTCCTCTCCACTTTGCAGCATTCCACTTTTCAAGGTTAATTGGTGAAGAAAAGAACATTGTTTTTCGTTCCTTTTCTGGCAGTGGCTTCAATTCTCCCAATGGCGGTTTTTTACTATTCGTAACACCTCTGAAACGCCAATATAGCCTGTCATACTGCTTTTCATCCAAAAGATTATAGTATGTGTATGGTTTCAACGGTGTAGGTATATACTGTTGATCAGCATCATCAAAAAATGCCGCAATAAATTTATTTGTTTCTGCCGCTGAATCATATAACATTTGATAGACAATGTTAGCCTCCCATACAACGCCCTTCCCCTTTTTCTCGGAATAGAGTTTTTGATGATATGTTTCTTCACATAAAACAAGAACAAACTCTGACTCCATGATTTGATGCTCCATCCACCTCGGCCATCCTTCAGGAGGTGCTTCTTCATATTGGTCTATCATCGCATCAATTCCTTCTGAACGTAGTCTATTTGCCAATTCCAACACTTTATCTTCATATGCTTGATTTTTATGGGCATATGAAATAAACACTTTTGGGTTATTTTCCATATCTGTCTCCTATTCTTTTTAATTGATTCCAATACTTCTAATATTTGACCTTATCGCAAACAATGGAACTGGTAGTATTCCTTTTGCTTTTTTCTTTTCAATACTAATTGCAGTTACTTGACATTCTTCAAAATGTTCCCTCTGACAATGCCATTCCAATGCGTCTGCTTCCTGTTCGGATAACGTATATACGACATTATGGAACGGCAATATAATTCTATCGCTTTCAGGCATTTGACAATCTACCAATATTTTTTTCTTATAACAAATTACGAAGTTTTCTAAAACAAAAGGCTTCTCGCCGACATTAAAGATTTCAATTCCATGTTCAGAAAAACTTTCTTTCACACGATATTCTTTCTCTGTTAACTCATTTTCTGGAGTTGCTACCATTTGGAAACATAGCTTCGGTCGTCCTCGAAAAATAGTAGTCAGTTCATTTAACAACCAGCCAATAATAACTCCTAAAATGCCAATAGTTGCACTAATCAGTTCCATTTTCTATTGTTCTCCACCTTTAATTCAGCTTGATTTCGTCGCAATTCTTCAGCAACTGTTTCAGCTGTGAACGAATCTTCTCTACATAATCATCAATATCCGCATCCGTCTGTAAGGTCTTTGCCTGGAATACAACCTGACGGTTATAGGCACGAACCACTTTCTTCTTTACAGGAACAGTTTCTTTTCCTGACTGTGTCAGCTGTACCTGTGCCTTCGGTGCAGGCGGTTCCAAAACAGATTCAATATTGCTGACTGTATCATCCTTGTACTGACACATTGGCAGAAACATGGCATCCAGAAGGGCAAGGCTCTTTAATTCTGCGATTTTCTCCTTACACTGGCTGAAATACCGATCTGATTTTTCAATTAGATGGGATACCTTAGAATCGCCGTTTGCGGCAGTGTGGGTAGCTTCCATACACTGACGAACCGTTTCCAGAATCTCAACACGTTTTTCTTCCAACATCTTGTCATGAGCTGTACGAACCGTATCCATCAGCGGATTCAGTTCACGAATCCGGTTATAGTTGAACTTACTTCCGGTCTGAACCATGATAATCAAACGAATGGTATTCAGTGCCTTGTGTGCTTCCTCATTTTCTGCGATACAGTCAAGATCATCATGCAGAGATTTTTCAAACTGCACTGCCTGGTCGAATACTGTTACCTGGGTTTTGAAGAAGTTTTCAATGCCGTTGCTCATGGCTTCTTTATTGTCGAAAAGAGCATCCTCTTTATTCAGCACACGCTCAATCAGGGCAATATTGTCTTTCTTCTGAGAAAGTACATCATCCATCAAATGAATGGCTTCCTGCACCAATGCACGGTCTGGGTATTTATGTCCGTCATAACGGGCATCCAGAGAAGTATAGTAATCACGTTGTTCACCAAATTTCTCAGTCACAAAGCGAATTAGACCATCTTCATCGTCCGGCACATCCATAACATCGAAATAATCACGGAGCATCGATTTTACATCACGCATCATCGTAGCAGAAATGGTTTTACGCTTGCTAATGGAAGTCTTACCGATCTCACTCTTTTTACGAAGCATATCCGGCAATTTCGGGTCATCTGGCTGAATGGTATTGCCTGCATACTTGATGGTTACTTTCTGGGAATAAATCAGCTGTGCCGCAACCGCAGCAATGTCGATTTCTTTCCAGCCATACGGAATCGCACTGTATTTACTCTGAACATCTGCCATAGAAGTCGGCAGCTTTTTCGCATCCTGCATTTCCAGATATTCTTCCATAGCAGAAGCAGCATCACGGTTTGGCTCCATGCCCGGAAGTGCTGTTACCGCACCTGTCAGAATCGCAATAATATCTGCGTCACTGCCTGCATTATCTGTAATCAGGTCGAGCTTGCTATATACATGAGCAACCAGATATTCAAGAGACTGGTCAATCTTGCTCTTGGCATTTCCGGCTTTGATTTCCAAATGCTCACCATCTACATAGAACTGCGCCCCTTCAATGGCATTTTGCAATTCGGTCATAGCGCTCAGCTCATATTTTCCGGCTTCGTCCTGCTGATCGCTGATGATTTTCTGCACACTCTTAGGAAGCTGGCTTACATTTCTCTGTTTTACATACTTACGAATCTTCATGGCAGATTCCAGAGATTCATAATAAGGCGTATCAGCCAGAACCACAATTGCTTCATTACCTTTGGACTCTGCCATCAGACGGTAATCTGTTTTTTCAATGGCATCAGTAGCAACGGTCAGGAAACGCAGACGCATACCGCCTGTTGCCACACCAACAGTAATACCATCTACCATCTGGTCGAAGGCAAAGTCATATTTTCCATAACGGAACTTCTTAGTTGTGAAAATATCACCGTAAATCATCTGAGCAATACGCTCTACGATAGAAGCGGTATCCACATTTGTATCTCTAATTTCACGCTGAATGTCCTGTTCTTCGTCAGTCAGGAAGTTATAAGTATCACCGGTTCTGCCGATATAGTTTTGGCTCATCAGACGATCAAGGCATCCACGGACAGCTTCACGCATGATAATCTTATCCACACGAATATCGTCTGCCATAAGGATAACGATATTGTCCAAATTAGAAGGAATATCATCAATATATCGAATCAAGTACAGAAGTTTCAGCACATCCACATCCTGCTGTTCGATGCCATCGCCGTTGTCGGCTGCTTTCTGACAACGCTCAATTACACGACGGATTGAACCATCCAGAAAAGTATGTACGGTATCATAAAAACGGAAGAATGGAACAAGTGCGTATTCATCCTTCTCCTGAATTTTCTGTGCAGCTTCCTGGAAACCGGACAGCATGGAACGCTCACCACCAGACAGGTGCTTACCGGAATTTCCATGTTTCCGGATTTCAGCAAATACCTTCTGCATGATGATAAACTGATACGGCACGAACGGGAAGTTCTCGGTAAATTCCCTTGGGCCGGAATAACCTTTAATATCCAGAATGGAACCGTTAAAGCTGAACAGGTTACGAAGAACAGAATCATTCTGCTCATAAACATCTTCCAGATTTTTAGCTGCTTCTGGTTTCTTTTTCAGAATACGTTTCTGGATGACTTCATCCACAGAGGAAGATGATAAACTCAGTCTTGTCTTAAAACGAGCCTGAATACGGGAGAACTCATCGGCACGAACTTTGATGATTTCATCAATCGCTTCCTGTCCGGTGCAGATCACCCAAATCTTTCCTTCACACTCACTTCCGATTTTTTCTGTCAAAGACTGGAGGTTCAAAAGCATATCGGTGTCTGTGCCGACATACTGACCAACTTCGTCGATCATAAACAGCAGACGGAAGTTCGCTGGTTTAGTATCCACATAGGCTTTCATATCTTCCACAAGCTGAGCAATAGATATTTCTGTTGCAGTTTTATCATTGAACCATGCCTTGGCATCGTCCTCACTCATATCCAGAACTTCCATTAAAGTCGGAATAATAAACTTTCCATTGAATGCAAAGGCACGGCGCATTTCCATCCAGGACTTGCCTTTCTTTTCTTCAAAGACTCTGCGGAACTCCTCCGTTTTTCCCTGCTGGTCGATATAACGCTCCATCATGGCAACTTTCAGATTTTCTCCGTAAAATCCCAGATGGTTATAGAACATCTTCGCAAAAACACGAAGTACAGCTGTCTTATCTTTATTGCTGAATCCCTCAATATCAATATTAAACAGAATTGTCTCCGTTGTTCCCTTTGTAGCACGGTCAATCAGCATAAAGGTTGCCGGATCGTCCTCAAACTTTTTACGAAAACGTTCTACACTCCGAATACCTTTTACCTCTTTATTTTCCAGAAGGTAGGAAAGCATTTTCAGAAAGTGAGATTTACCACTTCCAAAGAAACCAGAAATCCAAACCCCCATATCAGCCGTAGGCTGGTCAAAGGCATCTCCATAATAGTTGAAGAAAGTGATGAAGTGTTTCTTCAATTCTCTGGTAATGACATATTCATTTAACTCCTGCTCGATTACATCATCAGCAGCCTGATCTACTTTAATTACACCATTGATTTTGCGGTTGATGTCATCCGCAAACATATCTCGAATCATCATGGCTTTATCCCCCTTAATCTATGACATTGAATGCCCGGTAATAATCATTTGGTGTCAGACGATTGAACAGTTTTACATGACGACCATCGAACTCACCCGGATACATAACCAAAATCGGAACATCCGAAAAATACGGTTGCAAGGCTTCCAGTAACGTATGGATTCTCATAAATGGAAACACCTCGCCTACACCTGTCAACATCAGCACATCACCTGGTTCGTGTGGCTCATACTGAATTTTATCAATGAACTCTCCATTGCCGATTGCGGAATTCAGCTGCTCCAGAAGATAAGCACTCCCGTCAGCTTCTTCCATATCTGGAATTGCATCTGTGATGTCCATATCATCGCAGATAGAGAGAAATGTTTTATATAAATTACAAACAATCAAATGGCAATCTAAGGACTGATCAGTTTCCAGCTGATTCACAAAATGGCGGACAACCATTTCATTTTCAGGTTCATAACAAAAGATTCTGATATTCACTTCATTGCTCAGTCCCTTGCCTTCCAGGAACTCCGGTTCCTGGATCAATGCCCGAACTTTGTCCAGGCGCTCTTTTATTTCACTCATCGGGTTACCTCCTACACAAAGCAATTAAACGCCGGCAGTATTGTCATATCGCCATTGCTTCTGATGGCATTTTCCAAAACAGGATGCAGCCATACTGGATTCAAATGATCTGCCTTGAGATTATCGAGATATTCTGTTTCGACAAGCACTCTGGCAATAATCTGTTTTAACTTTGTTATTGTACTATCGCTCCAGGAAGCCACGGTATCATTCTGCTCCTGCAAGCGCATAAAAAATGTATTCAAATCAATCTTACCAAAAGACGTGTCCCTTAATCTGTACTTCTCG includes these proteins:
- the pglX gene encoding BREX-1 system adenine-specific DNA-methyltransferase PglX, which codes for MDKNAIKKFAVWARTELIARVSLKSVEYGITEDNIEDANADSVGGKVLTANEKKQRQALIAEINDKGYKQVMEEVAYTWFNRFSALRFMEVNGYLPSHVRVFTDEENNFKPQIITEAIHLDLDGLDMEKVYELKDAEKSEELYKYLLTVQCNALNKILPGMFQKIADYTELLLPDNLLRKGSVIQQMIELIPEDDWKDAVQIIGWLYQYYNSEKKDDVFAALKKNVKITKENIPAATQLFTPDWIVRYMVENSLGRLWLEGHPDVKEQLLPTEEEQSAYAAGNRDPGDTKWHYYLEEAEQEPEVQIQLAEIRKEYAALTPDQLKVIDPCSGSGHILAYMFDVLMKIYESYGYTTREAVASIVENNLYGLDIDDRAAQLAYFAVMMKARQYDRRFFSRGIQPHVYAIVESNHVDKFAVDYFCNGDAKLTAAMDTIISELHDAKEYGSILTITPQDWSALYERFAEITENINMYREAALRELLPLVQVAEALAQKYDTVVTNPPYMADSGMSPHLLNYVKDNFKNYRNDLYSCFMKKTIAMLKANRFTGLMTSYTWMFLTAFSKMRIEMLSENSLVTLVQPEYHAFFKEAFVPICTFVLTNCCMNYAGKYIQLAKFTGAEEQEKRTLDAIMSSSCDYKFTVKQSLFYQIPDMPIAYWLKPSTAELFINGSLLSKYADLRQGLITGDNDRFLRFWSECDARKISTLNDRNKKWFFYHKGGEYRKWYGNMTLVVNWENDGFEIVNFRDDKGKQRSRPQNIRYYLQEGFTWTALTVADFNVRYMPEGGIFDAKGSSGFCNEKDNLKYIIGLCNSKVSMEFLSFLAPTMDYSAGAVGKVPTIICEEKKAEISNVVTTNIEISKADWDSFETSWDFQHHPLIRKVPTIAEAFTQWQAECDDRFNQLKANEEELNRIFIDIYGLQDELSPEVEDKDVTVRKADLGRDIRSFISYAVGCMFGRYSIYKEGLVYAGGKWNYNTYEDAARLCDGKPDVIEFYKQTHFMPDEDNIIPICDDEYFTDDIVGRFVEFVEAVYGTDTLDENLKFIADALGGKGQPKDVIRNYFLSDFYSDHCKIYQKRPIYWLFDSGKKNGFKALIYMHRYQPDTIARIRTDYVHEQQARYRTALADLEQRIANASTGERVKLNKKLTTLQAQDTEIKAYEEKIHHLADQMISIDLDDGVKKNYAIFQDVLAKIK
- a CDS encoding TIR domain-containing protein is translated as MENNPKVFISYAHKNQAYEDKVLELANRLRSEGIDAMIDQYEEAPPEGWPRWMEHQIMESEFVLVLCEETYHQKLYSEKKGKGVVWEANIVYQMLYDSAAETNKFIAAFFDDADQQYIPTPLKPYTYYNLLDEKQYDRLYWRFRGVTNSKKPPLGELKPLPEKERKTMFFSSPINLEKWNAAKWRGTVYLWGGDAPAIGLFFTNYSVGKEIFKEWKKKYKDMAFADTFLRVDYIVPPFPKSCWVYESYDRNYGKGYFLHIGANIDESIGRANKCGIEMQQLLLATVSRYQWMDENNGSGNRDQFLDMYNKTGKYYLVPVGLKNPSMGAVIENMQFDFEYAIPMKEITVTAGTKITEENPCKAVLMEPEE
- the brxC gene encoding BREX system P-loop protein BrxC; the encoded protein is MMIRDMFADDINRKINGVIKVDQAADDVIEQELNEYVITRELKKHFITFFNYYGDAFDQPTADMGVWISGFFGSGKSHFLKMLSYLLENKEVKGIRSVERFRKKFEDDPATFMLIDRATKGTTETILFNIDIEGFSNKDKTAVLRVFAKMFYNHLGFYGENLKVAMMERYIDQQGKTEEFRRVFEEKKGKSWMEMRRAFAFNGKFIIPTLMEVLDMSEDDAKAWFNDKTATEISIAQLVEDMKAYVDTKPANFRLLFMIDEVGQYVGTDTDMLLNLQSLTEKIGSECEGKIWVICTGQEAIDEIIKVRADEFSRIQARFKTRLSLSSSSVDEVIQKRILKKKPEAAKNLEDVYEQNDSVLRNLFSFNGSILDIKGYSGPREFTENFPFVPYQFIIMQKVFAEIRKHGNSGKHLSGGERSMLSGFQEAAQKIQEKDEYALVPFFRFYDTVHTFLDGSIRRVIERCQKAADNGDGIEQQDVDVLKLLYLIRYIDDIPSNLDNIVILMADDIRVDKIIMREAVRGCLDRLMSQNYIGRTGDTYNFLTDEEQDIQREIRDTNVDTASIVERIAQMIYGDIFTTKKFRYGKYDFAFDQMVDGITVGVATGGMRLRFLTVATDAIEKTDYRLMAESKGNEAIVVLADTPYYESLESAMKIRKYVKQRNVSQLPKSVQKIISDQQDEAGKYELSAMTELQNAIEGAQFYVDGEHLEIKAGNAKSKIDQSLEYLVAHVYSKLDLITDNAGSDADIIAILTGAVTALPGMEPNRDAASAMEEYLEMQDAKKLPTSMADVQSKYSAIPYGWKEIDIAAVAAQLIYSQKVTIKYAGNTIQPDDPKLPDMLRKKSEIGKTSISKRKTISATMMRDVKSMLRDYFDVMDVPDDEDGLIRFVTEKFGEQRDYYTSLDARYDGHKYPDRALVQEAIHLMDDVLSQKKDNIALIERVLNKEDALFDNKEAMSNGIENFFKTQVTVFDQAVQFEKSLHDDLDCIAENEEAHKALNTIRLIIMVQTGSKFNYNRIRELNPLMDTVRTAHDKMLEEKRVEILETVRQCMEATHTAANGDSKVSHLIEKSDRYFSQCKEKIAELKSLALLDAMFLPMCQYKDDTVSNIESVLEPPAPKAQVQLTQSGKETVPVKKKVVRAYNRQVVFQAKTLQTDADIDDYVEKIRSQLKQLLKNCDEIKLN
- a CDS encoding DUF1788 domain-containing protein, yielding MSEIKERLDKVRALIQEPEFLEGKGLSNEVNIRIFCYEPENEMVVRHFVNQLETDQSLDCHLIVCNLYKTFLSICDDMDITDAIPDMEEADGSAYLLEQLNSAIGNGEFIDKIQYEPHEPGDVLMLTGVGEVFPFMRIHTLLEALQPYFSDVPILVMYPGEFDGRHVKLFNRLTPNDYYRAFNVID